In one Streptomyces sp. NBC_01288 genomic region, the following are encoded:
- a CDS encoding cysteine dioxygenase — MSVSPSASVSPAAPSQAPTQADLLDFVRRTAVDAELIASLPLDPEGRTWVRLEGPGGSEAWLIGWPPGSGTGWHDHAESVGAFLTAAGELKENSLAARLPSNGWKTLELEEGVDRERRLPTGKGRAFGQHHVHEVLNESSEEHAISVHAYYPPLPQIRRYSRTGPVLRLEQVERPEDWQ, encoded by the coding sequence CCCAGGCCCCGACGCAGGCGGACCTGCTCGACTTCGTCCGGCGTACGGCCGTCGACGCCGAGCTGATCGCCTCGCTCCCCCTCGACCCCGAGGGCCGCACCTGGGTGCGGCTCGAAGGTCCCGGCGGCAGCGAGGCGTGGCTGATCGGCTGGCCGCCCGGCAGCGGCACGGGCTGGCACGACCACGCCGAGTCGGTCGGCGCCTTCCTCACCGCCGCCGGCGAACTCAAGGAGAACTCGCTCGCCGCCCGGCTCCCGAGCAACGGCTGGAAGACCCTCGAACTGGAGGAGGGCGTGGACCGCGAACGGCGGCTGCCGACCGGCAAGGGCCGCGCCTTCGGCCAGCACCACGTCCACGAGGTGCTCAACGAGTCCTCCGAAGAGCACGCGATCTCCGTCCACGCCTACTACCCGCCGCTGCCGCAGATCCGCCGCTACAGCCGCACGGGCCCGGTACTGCGCCTGGAGCAGGTGGAGCGCCCGGAGGACTGGCAGTGA